A stretch of DNA from Thermanaerosceptrum fracticalcis:
CAGGCGGGCTCTAATCCTTGCGCCAGAAAACTTGCGATCACACCGGCCAGAACATCACCGGAACCGGCTGTGGCTAAGGACGGGCCGCCGCTGGAATTGATAAAAATGTGGCCGTCAGGTACAACAGTTATGGTAGCAGCACCTTTTAAAACAATAATCGACTGAAAAAGATCTGCTGCCAGGCGGGCCGTCTCCACCCTGTTGGCCTGTACTTCTTGCGCGGAAACCCCTAACAGTCTTCCCATCTCCCCCGGATGGGGCGTGAGAATAACTGGAATTTTTGCCGTCTTTAAGATACCCGTATCCTGGGCCAAAACATTAAGACCATCGGCATCGATCACTAAAGGAACGAGGGATTCAGCCAAGAGTTTCTCCAAAAGGTCGCCAATTTCCGGGTGAGTACTCAGCCCAGGTCCAAAAACCACTGCTTTCTTATTGGCTAGGAGCGGGCTCATCTCCCACCAGGCGGCAGCAGCCAAAGTGCGTTCGCGGGTTTCCGCCATTCCTCTGGTGAGCCCTTCGGGGAAGGCTATATCAAATAAATCGGCCAGGGAAGCTGGTAAACACGTGGTAACCAATCCTGCACCAGCACGCAGCACAGCTTTACTGGTCAAAAGAGCTGCACCGGTCATACCTCTGGATCCGGCAATAACCAGAACATGGCCAAAGGAATTTTTGTGCCCCTCCCAGTCACGCTGGGGTAAAAGCTTTTTGGCCAGTTCCCTGTCAATGTAATGTTCCTCCTTATCCAGGAGGGCAAGGGCATCCTGGGGTAAAGATATATCAGCCACCACAAGTTTGCCCACAAAATGTTTTCCCGGGTACAGTACCAATCCTCGTTTAGCCCAGGCAAAAGTCACCGTATAATTCGCCTTAATACAGGGGTCACCGACCCTTCCCGTATCTGCATCCAGCCCTGAGGGAACATCTATGGCTAAAACCGGGCAGGAACTCTCATTCACAACCTGAATAGCCCTGCTCACATGTCCTTGCGGGTCCCCCCGGAAACCGGTACCGAATATCCCGTCAATAATCAAGTCACAGTTGTTAAGGCTCAATTTCAATAAATAAAAGCTGTGGTCATCCTGTAGTTGGTGCCATTTCAGGTCTAAACTCTCAATAAAGTGCCAGTTGGTTTTCACTGCCCCCTGGAATTCCTCGGGCGGAAACAGTAAAAAGAGCTTCACTTCCGCCCCCAGCTGGTGAAGGTGGCGGGCTGCCACCAAAGCATCACCGCCATTATTACCCTTGCCCACCAGGATAATGACATAACGTCCAGAGACAGAGGCAAAAATCTGTTTCACAGTCTGTGCTATAGCATTACCGGCATTCTCCATGAGTAAAACAGTGGGAATACCTCGTTCTTCCACTGCCCACTTATCTAATAATTTCATTTCACTACCCGTTACGATCCGCATCCACATTCACCTTCCCCAATGGCTACAGCCATAGCATAATCGCGGCTGTGGGAAATACTCAGATTAATTTTTTTAATACCTAACTCCTGGCTGCGGTTCAAGAGCTTCCCGTATACACTAACCTGGGGCTGACCC
This window harbors:
- a CDS encoding bifunctional ADP-dependent NAD(P)H-hydrate dehydratase/NAD(P)H-hydrate epimerase; the encoded protein is MRIVTGSEMKLLDKWAVEERGIPTVLLMENAGNAIAQTVKQIFASVSGRYVIILVGKGNNGGDALVAARHLHQLGAEVKLFLLFPPEEFQGAVKTNWHFIESLDLKWHQLQDDHSFYLLKLSLNNCDLIIDGIFGTGFRGDPQGHVSRAIQVVNESSCPVLAIDVPSGLDADTGRVGDPCIKANYTVTFAWAKRGLVLYPGKHFVGKLVVADISLPQDALALLDKEEHYIDRELAKKLLPQRDWEGHKNSFGHVLVIAGSRGMTGAALLTSKAVLRAGAGLVTTCLPASLADLFDIAFPEGLTRGMAETRERTLAAAAWWEMSPLLANKKAVVFGPGLSTHPEIGDLLEKLLAESLVPLVIDADGLNVLAQDTGILKTAKIPVILTPHPGEMGRLLGVSAQEVQANRVETARLAADLFQSIIVLKGAATITVVPDGHIFINSSGGPSLATAGSGDVLAGVIASFLAQGLEPACAAMLGVYVHGLAGDLLAESKGIRGVLAGDIVETLPLALKTLKS